The Drosophila sechellia strain sech25 chromosome 2L, ASM438219v1, whole genome shotgun sequence region GCCCAGCTCATTAGGCTTAAGATCATCTGCAGAAACTGCGACACAGTTTGATTGAAGAATTCGAAGACTCCGCTTTGAGCAGGCTTCCTGGTGTCCTTGCACTTCGCATTGCACGCATCCCTGCTACTGAAAAAGTTTCCAGTTACCTTACAGGCCTTTGCCCGGAACTTCTTGCAACTATTTATCCGGCATTCATAGGTATACCCTTTAATTTTATGCCCACAATTTCCTACAACACTCGGATCAGATCTGCATATGTCTAAAAAGTAGGAGTTTCGAAAAGTCAAACTGAATATTTCTTAGTTAAAATGATACTTACgttccttttggccaaaacaaatggCACTTAAGGTACCTATTAAGAGAACCGTATAAAGTAATTTCATTTTGAAGCTATGTAGTGTTACTTTCAGTTGCTCACAAATGACTGAAAACTGTAACTCAAGGCATTGTGGGGATATAGACCACATTAGATTCGGCATTAAAAATATGAGAATgtaatttgcatattaataaaatacaaagcAATTATTTTACGATTTAATATCAGCGCAATGAAATCGCTATTCTTTATTTCATCCACATAATTATTTTACCTAGGTAGAGTCAAGATTCGACTTAAAGTATCGCGGCCCTGGTCATAGGCTCTTTCAACGTAATAACTGAATGGATTGTTTCTAAAACTGATCGGGGGCTTGCATTTGGCCTCACACACATTCCTGTTGGTGAAGAAATTTCCGATGACCTCGCAACCTATGGTCTCATAGTTTACGCAACGGGTTCTCACACTCGAATAGGTATACCCTATAATCCGACTACCACATTCCCCCACAGGAATGGCGTCCATGAAGCATTTGACTAAATGGgagaaaatatataaagtaaataaataagcaaaaaggTAAAGTAATATTCACCTTCCGACTGTTTTTGGGCATAAACAATTCCGATGCACATCAAGGATAGCAATATCACGAACTTCATTTTCACGATATGCACACTATCTGCTTGCGTTGGTTCAAAATGACTAAAGTGTACTGTATTACTGGTCTGAAACGGGCTTAGTCTTCTGTACTTATTGCTAAAATCTTAATAAGTTCAGTTCACCTTCTATTACGGTTCGTCATAAAATAAACGTATTTGCACATTAATTGCTTGACTACATTCAAGGTGTAAAAATAGccaattaaattttgaatttaaactaAGATGGgataaatattaatgaaaaaaaTACACCTTTTCGCTAAGAAGTATTGTACAAGTTGTTGAATTAATGACATTTAATACACTAAACCATAACTTTTGATATTTataaagtaataaaatatgaatGAACTTATATATTGACAAATAAACCATATTTTTATAGTAACATCGAAACCATCACAAAAAGGTTTCCCCAAAATGTATTCAAActtcatttcaattaaatttattctTCAGGAATTTCGGCAAGTAAATTTAATAGGTTTTTCTGAAACTCGACGAGATCTTGATATTCGTCCCAGCATTTTTCCACGCATTGCTGTCGTGTGTTAAAAAAGTTACCAGTAACTCGACAGCCTTCAGCAGAGAATTTCGAACACCGTTTTTTTTCCGGTGTAAACGTGTATCCTGTAATAATTTGCTTACATTTTCCAACTGCAAAAGGTTTATTCCTGCACATTGCTGTTTGAAAGAAATTTAGCAGCAGTTAATAATGGTCAATGGTGGTTTACTAACTACTCACGATCTTTTTGCCCTTGGGCAAGTGcaagaaatgaaaatatggcaAATAATATGACAAAATATAGCATTGTAAGTTCTTATTTGCAACTTGAACCTGGTTTCTCTGCTGTCACAAAGCGACTGAAGATTTGCACATAAATCTTAAATGCTAAAAACGTCATGCCTTTATTAGTTTTCTACGcgtttttgcatatttaatacTTCATAAGGTTCTACTACTGCCAAAATGTCCCTGCAAGTGCGAATTAAGCAAAAGTAAAAGCCCTGTCCAATTTGTGTCTCGTACGAGTAGTTGTGCCAACTAATTAGGCCCATATCAGCATTCCACATTGCAGTGGGCTTGCTTTCAT contains the following coding sequences:
- the LOC116801776 gene encoding kunitz-type serine protease inhibitor homolog beta-bungarotoxin B1 chain → MKLLYTVLLIGTLSAICFGQKEHICRSDPSVVGNCGHKIKGYTYECRINSCKKFRAKACKVTGNFFSSRDACNAKCKDTRKPAQSGVFEFFNQTVSQFLQMILSLMSWAGF
- the LOC116801786 gene encoding uncharacterized protein LOC116801786: MKFVILLSLMCIGIVYAQKQSEVKCFMDAIPVGECGSRIIGYTYSSVRTRCVNYETIGCEVIGNFFTNRNVCEAKCKPPISFRNNPFSYYVERAYDQGRDTLSRILTLPR
- the LOC116801777 gene encoding kunitz-type serine protease inhibitor homolog beta-bungarotoxin B chain; this translates as MLYFVILFAIFSFLALAQGQKDPMCRNKPFAVGKCKQIITGYTFTPEKKRCSKFSAEGCRVTGNFFNTRQQCVEKCWDEYQDLVEFQKNLLNLLAEIPEE